CTTGGTTTTTTATATTCCCCTTAAGGAATAGAAAATCATGAGTTAAGGCGGCGGAGTTTTCCGCCGCTTTTTTATTGAATTAAAATTTTATACTTGACAAGGATTTTATTTTATTCTATAATATTAGTAATTAATAAAACATTTTAAATTAAATTTATGCAACCTAAAGATGCGGTTTTAGCTTTAACTTATAAATGTAATTCACGGTGTGTGATGTGTAATATCTGGCAACAGCCAGTTAGTTTAGAATTACAACCGCTGGATTATCAAAAATTACCGACCAGTTTGCAAGATATAAATTTATCAGGTGGCGAACCATTTTTACGTGCCGATTTATTTGAAATTATCCAAAATATTTTAAAAATTAATCCCAAGGTTAGAATTATTATTTCTACCAATGGTTTAGCGCCAGAATTAATTCAACAACAGATTAAAAAAATAATTAAAATTAAACCGGATATTGGCGTGGCGGTTTCATTAGACGGTATTGGTCAAAAACACGAAGAAATTCGTCGTATTCCTCAAGCCTATGAAAAGGTTTTAAGTACTATTCAAGTTTTAAAACAAGCTGGTGTGCAACACATTAAATTGGCTTTTACGGGTGGCGATTACAATATTGATCAATTAATGCCAGTTTATGAATTAAGTTTAAAATTAAATATTGAATTTACTTTGGCGATTGTGCATCAGAGTGATCATTATTTTCAAACTGATATAAAAATTCAAGCTGTTGATAAATTTAAAAAACCGCTTCAAGAATTAATTCAACGTGAATTAAAAATTTTTTCACCGAAGCGTTGGTTGCGGGCTTATTTTACTTATGGTTTATATTATTTATTAAAAAAGCAACAACGTTTATTGCCTAATTATAGTGGTCTAAAGTCATTTTATATGGATCCGCCAGGCAATGTTTATCCATCAGACGTGTCAGATTTTCAAATGGGAAATTTAATACAAGATAATTTAAAACAGATTTTTAATAATAAAAAAGAAACACAGATTTTTAAACAAGTTAACCAAAGCGAAAGGCCCAACTGGATGATTTGTACGGCTCGTTCAGCGATTAAAAAACATCCGTTTAGGGTTATACTTTGGATTTTGAAAGCTAAATTATTTGGTGCTAAATTAAAATAAAATGGGCACAAGAGATAATAAAATTTATTTAGGTGCGACATGGCAAAAGTTAGGTTTAATCTTAATTGTTATTGTTTTAGGTTATATGAGTGTTTTTGTGCCGATTGAATATGTGGCTGGATTTTTAATTTGTGCCTTATTGATTGGTTTATTTATTAAAAAAACCATTTGGGGAATTTATTTAATCGCAGTTTTATATCCATTTATTTATTTACAATTATGGCTTGGTCAAGATATTAACGTCCCATATGTGGATTTAATCGCTATGTTAGTTTTTACGGCTTGGTTTTTGAAAACTATTTATAATTGGATTAAGCATAAACAACAATTAAGTTTAAAAAATTTTCCAGGTTTATTTTATTTTATTCCCTTTGTGGTGGCCGCCAGTTTATCATTAATCAATATTGAAAATGTAAACTTAGGCATTAAATATATTTTACGACCTTTAGTTTTCTTTTATTTAATGTTTGTTATTTTGCCTTACAATACAATTAAAACCAAAAAACAATTAATAACAGTTTTTAAAATTATGTTTGGCGTGGGAATCGTGGTGGCTTTGATGGGATGCTGGTCTTTAATTCGACCAATCACACCGGGTTTGTTTCGCCGCGCTGTGCCTATTCCAATTTTAGGTTATAATATCTTAGGGACGAATCATAATTTGATCGCTGAAGTTTTAATTGCCGTGATCCCATTAGCTTTTATTTTAATTTGGCAAACTTACAAAATTATTCCTCAAAAATGGTTGATTGTGGGTTTAGTTTTTATGATGATGATTAATTTAATGACTTTGTCGCGGACGGGTTGGATTTGTTTAATTTTAGAAATTTTAATTTTAGGTTTGGTTGTTTATCGCCGACAATTAAATAAATTAACACCCTATATTTTATTGATTTTAATTTTAATTATTCCATTTGTTTATTACATGTATGATTTTTTAGATAGTAGTTTTGTGTCTAGTTCAAATTTAAATCGTTTAAGACAAACTCAGATTGCTTTGGAAAGTTTTAAATTGCATCCAATTTTGGGGGCAGGAGTCGGCACCTTTATGGAACAAGTTGCTCAAGATAAGTGGTATATTTTAGATTTTGGTTCACCAATCGAGGCCCATGGAGTTATTCAAAAATTATTGGCTGAAGTCGGTTTTGTGGGTTTAATTAGTTTTTTAATTTTATTAGGTTTTGTAATTGTGCAAGTAATTAAAACATATATTAAATTAGATTATAATTCTGAATGGAAAATGATCATTTTAGCATTGATTTTAAGTGTTATCGGGAGTATTGTTTTTCAATTATTTAATACTTCCTATTATGTATCTAAAATGTGGTGGCCATTGGGCATTGCCTTGACTGCTAGCCATTTAGCTTTAAAAAATCAAAATGAACAAGAAAATTAAAATTATTCATATTTTATCAGAATTAAAGCCAGCTGGCGCCGAGCACCTAGTTTTAGATTTAGTTAAAAATTTAGATCCAGCTCAATTTGAAATTCAGGTTTGGGCTGTAGTTGGTGGCGGAGAATTGGAAATAGAATTTAAAAAATTAAATATCAATGTTCAGGTTTTTAATAAAAAAACCAAATTGGGCTTGGGAGTTTTATGGCAAATGTATCGTAAACTAAAAATTTTTCAACCTAATATTGTGCATACACATTTATTTGCTGGTGATATGTGGGGTAAAGTTGCATCCAGATTGGCAGGAATTAAAAATATTATTTCCACTGAGCACAATATTGATATCGATGAGGGTCAAATTAAGAAGAAAATTAAGCGTTGGACTTATAAATTTACTTCTTGCGTTGTGGCCGTTTCGCAGGCAGTTAAAAATTACACCATTCAAACTTATCAAGTTAAAACGGAAAAAATTCAAGTTATTTACAATGGTATCGATTTAAATAAATTTACTTTTTGCCCTAGAGAAATTAATCAGCGCCAGCCGATAATTGGCACCATAGCCCGTTTAGAGCCACAAAAGGGTCAGGAATTTTTAATCCAAGCCTTTCAACAAGTTTTGAAAAAATATCCTCAAGCTAATTTATGGATAATCGGATATGGGAGTTTGGAGGGTAAACTTAAAAAACAAGTTGCTGATTTAAATTTAGATCCAGCGGTTAAATTTTGGGGTGGACGCATGGATATTATTGAAAAATTAAAACAACTAGATATTTTTGTTTTGGCTTCAGAATGGGAGGGTCTAGGGATTGCCTTAATTGAAGCGATGGCGAGTGGTTTGCCAGTGATTGGGACGCGGGTGGGTGGTATTCCAGAATTAATTCAAGACGGAGAGACGGGTTTATTAGTTAAATCACAATCAGTTGAAGAATTGAGTCAAGCTATAATTAAATTATTAGATCAACCGGAATTGTCGTTTAAGCTTGGTCAACAAGCCAGTCAGGTAGTTAAACAAAATTTTGATATTCAAAAGATGGTTAAAGCATACAAAAAAATTTATGAGAATTTTACAAGTTAACAAATTTTATTATTTAAAAGGTGGTTCGGAAAGATATTTTTTCGACGTGATTGATTTATTAAAAAAATATGAGCACGAAGTGGCGGTTTTTTCAGTTAAAAGTAAAAAAAATCAAGCATCAGATTACGAAAAATATTTTGTCAACGAAATGGATTTTGAGGCACGACAAGGTTTCTTTAAAAAAATTAAATCAGCCGGCCATATTATTTATTCTCTAGAAGCTAAGCGAAAATTTAAAAAATTAGTTCAAGATTTTAAACCGGATATAGTGCATTTGCACAATTTTCATCATCAGATTTCAGTTTCAATTTTAGATGTGTGCCAAAAGTTTAATATTCCGGTGGTGTGGACTTTGCACGATTATAAATTAATTTGTCCGAATTATCAGCTATATAGTCAAAATCAAATTTGTGAAAAATGTAAAATTTGCAATTATAAACAAGCCTTTAAAAATAAGTGTTTAAAAAATTCAACAATGGCTAGTTTGGTTGTGAGTTTAGAAATGTATTTAAATCGTTTTATTCGGCAGATTGAAAATAGGGTAGATTTATTTTTAGCACCAAGTCAGTTTATGCGAGATAAAGTTATTGACTGGGGGATTGATAAAAATAAAGTTGTTAAATTAAATAATTTTATCCAGGCAGAAAATTTTATTGGCAGTTTAAAAAATCAAAATTACATTGTTTATTTCGGGCGTTTAAGTCAAGAAAAGGGGATTGAAACTTTAATCCAAGCTATGGCTAAAATTAAAACTAACATTAAATTAAAAATTGTTGGTGGCGGACCTTTAGAAAATAAATTAAAAGCACAGGTCATTGATTTAAAATTGCAAAACAAGATAGAATTTACTGGTCCTAAATATGGTCAAGATTTATATGATTTAATTGGTCAAGCGCAATTTGTTGTTGTGCCTTCAGAATGGTATGAAAATTTTCCTTATACAATTCTAGAAAGCTTTTGTTTGGGTAAGCCGGTAGTGGGAGCTGAGATTGGCGGTATTCCGGAATTGGTTAAAAATCAGCAAACCGGTTTGCTTTTTGAATCAGGTAATGACCAATCTTTAAGTCAAAAAATTGATTATTTAATCCAAAATCCAGTTCAGATTCAAAAAATGAACGTTCAAGCCAGGGAATTGGTTGAACGAGAATTAAGTCCACAGAAACATTATCAATATTTAATTGAAATTTACAATCGATTAATTAATAAAATAACCCTTGACAAGGATAAAATTTCATGATAGGGTAATTACAGTAGTTCGTTGACATTAGGACAAAAAACAATAACAATTGGGAGAAATAACACAAACCAACAAGGAGGTTGGAAATGAAAACAGTCTATCGGATGATGATGGTCATCATCATGGTGTGTCTTTTTAGCTTGAGCCTTCAGGCTCAGACTAGAGCGTATAACCCGGCAACGATTCACTCTTTGCAGCCGGATCTTTATGATCCATCAATTTTTCCGTGGGGATACGCTTATATCGAACTCGATTCTGGGGATTACGCTTGGTCGCAACTGTGGATACCCGAAAGATTTTTAGGCGCGGCTATTAGCGGTGCGGGCGCTGATCTAACGAGATTGCATTATTTGAGGGACGCTTCGTCTTCTAGCAACAATATGATCGGCACCGGCATTCCGCTATATATTGCAGATTTGAGTATGGACGGAACGAATAGCGGTTCGGGTCCAGCCATGGCTAATTGCGGAGTGTGGTCTTCGAATTCAACTCGTTCACACAGGGTTAACTATTTAAACTGCCAAACCGCAGTTTGGACAGAAGACCATACTTCTATTACGGATTCGTGTGGGTTCTTTGCGATCTGCGACAAGGGTATTGTCGGTAATTCGGTTGATACTTTGATAGTGCAATTTTGCACTTTTAAAGATTGTTCAACCGGTATTCAGGTTTCCGGCAAGCTTTCGTCTGATCATACGCAAGTCGTGATTGCGTCAAATGAATTTACCTGGTCAACGATTGTTGGCAAGGAACACGTTTATCTGATTAATTCGGAGGGATTGATTGTCAATAATTATATTATTGGCAAAGATCTTCGGGGCGTAGGCGTAATGGTCAAAGAATGGTATGAAACGAGAAACTATCCAATAATCATCAAAGACAATTTAATCGCAGAATGTCGCGATGGAGTTTATCTTTATGGATATTTATTTTCTTTTTATACCTCAAAGACTAAAATTGACAATAATCATTTTATTAACAATCAACATGGTTGTTGGTTTAAGTCAGGGTTTGGGGAAGGTATGGCGCCAGCTATGTTAAAAAATAACATTTTTGCTTCAAGC
The sequence above is drawn from the Patescibacteria group bacterium genome and encodes:
- a CDS encoding T9SS type A sorting domain-containing protein, with the translated sequence MKTVYRMMMVIIMVCLFSLSLQAQTRAYNPATIHSLQPDLYDPSIFPWGYAYIELDSGDYAWSQLWIPERFLGAAISGAGADLTRLHYLRDASSSSNNMIGTGIPLYIADLSMDGTNSGSGPAMANCGVWSSNSTRSHRVNYLNCQTAVWTEDHTSITDSCGFFAICDKGIVGNSVDTLIVQFCTFKDCSTGIQVSGKLSSDHTQVVIASNEFTWSTIVGKEHVYLINSEGLIVNNYIIGKDLRGVGVMVKEWYETRNYPIIIKDNLIAECRDGVYLYGYLFSFYTSKTKIDNNHFINNQHGCWFKSGFGEGMAPAMLKNNIFASSAGDSTSIAFGSETSSPLILIPMDSLGYNHYATELLTWPEIDTSDLGPGNTFGDPMLHSFDYVPPYALQPGSSCINSGDPSPEFNDTDGTRNDKGCYGGSYGDWGYGASLVIPESSVKPNECSIQIYPNPFNAEVNIDFNGAGESVSKIEICDILGRRMAGVNVNYPNQHLNLQWDGKHNGRDCPSGQYFVRVIGLDGQILATQQIVLLK
- a CDS encoding radical SAM protein, with the translated sequence MQPKDAVLALTYKCNSRCVMCNIWQQPVSLELQPLDYQKLPTSLQDINLSGGEPFLRADLFEIIQNILKINPKVRIIISTNGLAPELIQQQIKKIIKIKPDIGVAVSLDGIGQKHEEIRRIPQAYEKVLSTIQVLKQAGVQHIKLAFTGGDYNIDQLMPVYELSLKLNIEFTLAIVHQSDHYFQTDIKIQAVDKFKKPLQELIQRELKIFSPKRWLRAYFTYGLYYLLKKQQRLLPNYSGLKSFYMDPPGNVYPSDVSDFQMGNLIQDNLKQIFNNKKETQIFKQVNQSERPNWMICTARSAIKKHPFRVILWILKAKLFGAKLK
- a CDS encoding glycosyltransferase, with the translated sequence MNKKIKIIHILSELKPAGAEHLVLDLVKNLDPAQFEIQVWAVVGGGELEIEFKKLNINVQVFNKKTKLGLGVLWQMYRKLKIFQPNIVHTHLFAGDMWGKVASRLAGIKNIISTEHNIDIDEGQIKKKIKRWTYKFTSCVVAVSQAVKNYTIQTYQVKTEKIQVIYNGIDLNKFTFCPREINQRQPIIGTIARLEPQKGQEFLIQAFQQVLKKYPQANLWIIGYGSLEGKLKKQVADLNLDPAVKFWGGRMDIIEKLKQLDIFVLASEWEGLGIALIEAMASGLPVIGTRVGGIPELIQDGETGLLVKSQSVEELSQAIIKLLDQPELSFKLGQQASQVVKQNFDIQKMVKAYKKIYENFTS
- a CDS encoding glycosyltransferase family 4 protein, with product MRILQVNKFYYLKGGSERYFFDVIDLLKKYEHEVAVFSVKSKKNQASDYEKYFVNEMDFEARQGFFKKIKSAGHIIYSLEAKRKFKKLVQDFKPDIVHLHNFHHQISVSILDVCQKFNIPVVWTLHDYKLICPNYQLYSQNQICEKCKICNYKQAFKNKCLKNSTMASLVVSLEMYLNRFIRQIENRVDLFLAPSQFMRDKVIDWGIDKNKVVKLNNFIQAENFIGSLKNQNYIVYFGRLSQEKGIETLIQAMAKIKTNIKLKIVGGGPLENKLKAQVIDLKLQNKIEFTGPKYGQDLYDLIGQAQFVVVPSEWYENFPYTILESFCLGKPVVGAEIGGIPELVKNQQTGLLFESGNDQSLSQKIDYLIQNPVQIQKMNVQARELVERELSPQKHYQYLIEIYNRLINKITLDKDKIS
- a CDS encoding O-antigen ligase family protein, which translates into the protein MGTRDNKIYLGATWQKLGLILIVIVLGYMSVFVPIEYVAGFLICALLIGLFIKKTIWGIYLIAVLYPFIYLQLWLGQDINVPYVDLIAMLVFTAWFLKTIYNWIKHKQQLSLKNFPGLFYFIPFVVAASLSLINIENVNLGIKYILRPLVFFYLMFVILPYNTIKTKKQLITVFKIMFGVGIVVALMGCWSLIRPITPGLFRRAVPIPILGYNILGTNHNLIAEVLIAVIPLAFILIWQTYKIIPQKWLIVGLVFMMMINLMTLSRTGWICLILEILILGLVVYRRQLNKLTPYILLILILIIPFVYYMYDFLDSSFVSSSNLNRLRQTQIALESFKLHPILGAGVGTFMEQVAQDKWYILDFGSPIEAHGVIQKLLAEVGFVGLISFLILLGFVIVQVIKTYIKLDYNSEWKMIILALILSVIGSIVFQLFNTSYYVSKMWWPLGIALTASHLALKNQNEQEN